Genomic segment of Phycisphaerales bacterium:
ATGACGCACACGACGCTGCAGCTGGGCTCCGTCACAGATGGCCCTACGGAAGTCGGCGGGCTCATCCTCGCGCCGAGTTATCGCGGGCACCCGGCCAAGCTCGGCAAGACGCTTTCGCTCATCCGCTTCCACTACATGGGACTCCATCCCGAGCGGTTCCGCGATGAGCTGCTTGCCGAAATGATGGCCCGCCTCACGCCTGAAGGCACCAACGCGTTCTGGGAGCATCTCGGGCGGCGGTTTATCAACCTCACCTACACCGAGGCGGACCGGCTTTCGACGCGCTCCAAGGGCTTCATTCTGAAACTCATGCCGCACGAGGAAATCTACGTCACGATCCTGCCGCCCGAGGCGCGCATGCTCATCGGCAAAGTCGGCAAGGACACCGAGCCGGCCAAGGCGATGCTCGAGCGCATGGGCTTCAAGTACGAAGACCACATCGACCCGTTCGACGGCGGGCCGCACCTGCACGCGAAGACCGCGGATGTATCCGTCGTGCGCGACACGAAGCGCCTGAAACTCGGCAAAGCGTGCACCAAGGCCCAGGCCAAGGGCGAAGCGCTGGTGAGCTTCGACGGCGAGGACGGCTTCCGCGCCGTCGCAACGGGGGCGATGCTCAGCAGCGACGGCAAGTGCGTGCGCATT
This window contains:
- a CDS encoding arginine N-succinyltransferase produces the protein MYVIRQARPDDASILLKLARMVHFINLPADPEIIADKIRRSQLSFEGSITDLTRAIYMFAIEDDTTGNLLGTSQIIPQIGTPEAPNTYFQVRSRTMYADDLQQGMTHTTLQLGSVTDGPTEVGGLILAPSYRGHPAKLGKTLSLIRFHYMGLHPERFRDELLAEMMARLTPEGTNAFWEHLGRRFINLTYTEADRLSTRSKGFILKLMPHEEIYVTILPPEARMLIGKVGKDTEPAKAMLERMGFKYEDHIDPFDGGPHLHAKTADVSVVRDTKRLKLGKACTKAQAKGEALVSFDGEDGFRAVATGAMLSSDGKCVRIPRDEMKAIHASEGDRVGFTLLSKGERKGGRQRRRA